GACTTTGGCCTTGCTCTTGTGGCCGATCGCATTTCCTTGCAGGGTGGAACGCTCGATCTTGATGCTGCTGTCAGTCATGGAGTCCTCCTGGATGGAACGGGCTGAGGCGGTGACGTAGTTGATGACCGGTGGCGGGGATGGTGAGGGAAAGACCGGCATTGCCTTGTAGGCGTGTTCGTTCAGATGAACCTCGCTCGGGCCTGGAGGCGCCTCCCGCGGACCGAGTTCGGCCGGAAGCGCGTTGATCAGTGCTTCTGCGAGATCTGACGGGGATCGGTACCGACGGGCTGAATGCGGGTGCAGGGCATCCTTCAACAGCCACTGCATGGCCGGCGGAACCCCCGGTAGGTCGTCGCGGACCAGCGCCTCCGCGTCCACAGAATTGTCCGGCTTCAGCGGCAACTGGTGTTCGGGATGGACCAGTTCGTACAGTACGGCCACCAGCGCACGGGCGTCGTGCTCGGGCCCTCGGATGTCGCCGTCGCCCATCGCCGATCGGTAGTAGCGCGAACCTTGCGGGGTCAGCAGCGGGCGGGGCTCGGGTCCCGCACTCACGCACCCGTACCCCCAGCCGACCACGAACACCTCTCGATTGTCGTTCTGCGCGTCGCCGGACAGGATCAGGTTGGCGGGGCGGATGTCCCCGTGCGACATGCGCTGGTTCTCCCACACATTCTGGAGTGTCCAGCATGCCATCAGCACCCAACGGGCGGCTTTCACCGGATCGATGGACGGGGTCGATACAAGGTGATCGCCCAGTGAGAATCCGTTGACCCGCTCGTAGACGAGCCAGCTTCCCCGGACTTCCCAGCGTGGAGGAACTCCCTGCATCTGTTCGTATGCGTCGCCACCGAGCACCCTCGTGATCTCGCGAAGCACGTTGCGATCCGCTTCGGGGTAGTACTTGGCGATGTACTTGGTCGACGGATCGTCCCGGTGCACGACCACGCAGGACCGCTTGTCGGACGGAGAGATGCGATCCTGCACCTGGTAGCCGGCAGTGCGCAGCTCTCGCTCATGCGGGTGCATCCCGTCCGGGTCTTCCTCCGGAGGGCCGCTCTGCTCCTTGAGCCATCCCTGCACGATTCCATTCGCCCAGGAAAGGCAGTTGCCCTCGAGGACCAGCAATCCGTAGTCCAGGTAGTCGTCCAACTGCCGCCGTTCCTCCTCGGTGAGAGCACGGCGCACCTGCAGTTCGTCCGGATCGGTGTCCAGTTCGCTGTCGATCTTGAAGAACAGGTCCGGGATCCGGGCGCCGCTCGCGTAGGGGTCCGCGATGTCCAGCACGGCTTGACGCTGCCTCCTGACCCACTCGCCGGCCTCGTCCACGAGCTGTTGGTCGATGACCGTACGATTCAGCTGCTCAAGCAGCTCGGCGAGCCTCTTGCCCATCATGTGGACGTGCTGAGGATGCCCCCGTGTCTTGTCATAGACGAGCTCGGCAGCAGAGGCGAGCACTTGGACGGTGTTGTCGAAGCCCTGGTGAACGATCTGCAGGGTCGCCTGACGGTCCAATGGACCGATGCGCATGGGCTGGGAGAAGTCCTGCTGCGACAGCGTGCCTTCGAGGGACTGGCGCAACTGTTCGGTGGTGCAGGAGCCGCTGAAGAGCAGAGCCAGAGTTCCGTCGAGTTTCAGCGCGCGCAGAACGCCCATGTCGTTCGCCTTGGCCTGAGCGTTCGGATAGCGGTTCAGCAGTTCCTGGAACTCGTCGACGACGATCAGCAGAGCGATCTCCTCGTTCGGCCACACCTCGCGGCGCAGGCGCCGCCACCAGCGGCGGAAGTTCACACTGTTGTCCCCGGGAAGCTCCACGCCGCTGAGGTCGCGGCCGTACACGTCCTCGATCCGGTCCAAGACCGAGTTGGCGATCTGCTGAAGCATCGGGGCCGACCCCGGATTCGTCTCCTGTCCGTCGACCAGAACGGTGAGGGCACGGGGAATGCGCCATTCCGCCGGCGTCAGCAGCTCGCCGCCTGCCCCGCTGTGCATGCGCATCAGTTCATGGATGATCGATGTCTTGCCGGCTCGCCGAGAGCCCATCATGACGAGTGACGGCACCGAGTGCCGGTGAGCATCCGCGTACACGGTGCGCAGACGTTCAAGCTCGCTCGTGCGTCCGACGAACATGCCCGGCACTGCCGGTTCGCCCGGCCGGAACTTGGACACGACTGCTTCCTGACGCACGAGCTGCTTCACCTGCACGGTGAACAGTGCCGTTTCCGTCTCGTCCCCGTTGGCCGGCGTCCCGGAGAGCTCGACGGTGAGTTCGCGGTCGGAGGCGGGGACCGCGAGGAAACACCCGACGGTGTTCGACGCCTTCAGCTCCCCCAGAGACCTCTCGTGGCCGAGCACCGTGACCTTGGTGTCACGCAGATCCCGGCCTGCGCGCACGACGAGTTGGAGCTCGACCGGCCCGTTGCTGAGCCGTGTCGCGGTAGATCGCCGCAGGGTGACGGAGCCTTCGGACGACGTCGCACCCGACAGCAGTTGATCGCGGCCGTAGTCGTCCCACACCGCGCGCAGCGCGTCCTGCGTGGCCTTGGCGTGGACGCCGAGCGGCTCGGAGAGATCCGGGATCAGCGCCTCTCCCGTGCGAATCCGGCTCTCGGTCTCGACTGTGTGGTCTTCGAGCGTCTCCGCCGACGCTCTGCTCGTCGGCCGAGCCTGGAACTGCTGCCACTGCTGCTGCCAGCACCTGGCGAGGCTTCGGCTCACCGCCGCGTCGAGGCCGCCTACCGCGCACTCGGCCAGCGCGTCGCCGACTTCCTTGAGGTGGTCTCCGAGCTTCGGACTCCTCAGCAGCTCCTTCGTCGCGGACACCAGAGACGCGAGCTTCTCGGACGGCTCTGCCGCCGCTTCGGCGACCCGCCCGGCCAGAATCTGGTCGGCGTAGGCGTGCGGGTCCGGCAGCCCCGCCTCTTCGAAGGCGCCGGCCAGCCGGGAGCAGACCGTGTGGTGAGGCGCTCCGCTCTTCAGCGCTCGCTCGAAGGCGGCGACTGCGGTCCGGTACTGTCCTCGGCGGGCACAGGCCGTCCCGAGCAGCAAGGCCCGCGTCGTTACTTCCTTCTGTGCCGCTCTGCCCTGCGAGCGCCGCACCTTGCCGCTCAGGAACCTGTGCAGGCGGACGGGATCGTCCTCGAGGAACTCGTACACACGCTGCAACTGCGCCTCGGTCAAAGGCTGGACGCCGCTGTTCAGGGCCTCGGGTGTGCCGGCCGCGAGCGCGGTGTCGACCAGGACGTCACCGGGTGGTGGGGTCGGCTGGCGCAGTAGGTCCAGCGCCTGGGCCACCAGGGACCTTTCCCCCGCCTCGTCCGCGAGGACGGCCGCCAGCGCGGCCGGTGTGGAACTGCGCCGGGGGTCCAGCCGTGCGTGCAGCAGGAGCAGTTCCACCGCGGCGACGGGCATGTCAGCCATCTCGCGGTCGGTGAGCAGTCCGGCATGGGCCAGCAGCTGGTCCTGGTCGGAGTACCAGACAGGTGAGACGGAGAGCAGCCTCACCGCCTCGGCGTATTCACGACGGGCGCAGGCGAGGTACACGAGGACTTCCTGTCGGTCCTGACGGGAACCGATCAGCGACGCGACCGTACGGGCCTCCTCGTCCCGCTCCGCGTTGATCAGGCAGACCGCGGCCACCGTTGAGACGCGTGCGTAGCGGGGCTTCCTGGCGACGAGCTCCAGGGCGTGATCCGAGGCGAGCTCCCATTCCTCGTTCGCGGCCGCTTCCAGCAGATCCTGCGCTTCCTCCTTCGCCCAGCCGGGAAGCTGGTTCCTCAGGGCCGTCGGGCTCGTCGGGGGCTGGAACCGTGCCAGCGCCCGTACCCGGAGGTCGTCCAGGGTGGATTTGTACTCCTTCTTCAGCCTGCGCACGGTCTGCCGCCGGTCCAGACCCTGGTCGACGATGTCCCGCACTACCCGGTCAGCGGCCCGGCCCGGTGAAGGGAGAGGACCGGCTGCTTTGCGCAGGATCGCGGCCTCGGCACAGGTCGGGTTGCTCATCAGGGCCAGTTCGGCATAGCGGCCCAGGTCCTCCCGGGCTCCCAACTGCTGGGAGAGCTTCGCCAGGGAGAGATGGAACTCGAAGTGAGCGTCGTTGGAGTGGTAGGGCTCCAAGAGGGCACGCAGCTCCTGTGCACGCCCGAGCACCCTCGCCACGCGGACCGCCGGGGCGAGCAGCTCGAAGTTCGCCTGGGTCCTCTCGATCCATTCCGTCAAGAGTTCCCAGGCGGGGCCCGGACGCTGCGCCGCCTCCAGGACCATCGCCAGGCCGGCTGCCGTGGCGGCGTCCGGCGTGAGGGAGAACAGTTCCCGCATGATCGGCACATAACGCCCGGCCTCCTGGACGTCACCCAGGCGCATCGCCTTCCGCACCGCGTCGGCCGCGTTGCGGAAGGCGCTGACACTGGGGGCGCTGCGGCATTGCGCGATCAGACGGGCCGCCTCGACCTCCGCCTCGGCGAGAGACCGGTGCTGGACGGAAGGGGACGACGAGGCCGGACGTGAGGAGGCGCTGCCCCGCGCATCGTCCGGCTGCGCGATGGTGCGCCGTCGGACAGAAACCAGTCCCGTCTGCTCGGGTACCTTACGGCCGATCTCCGTGAAGAAGTCGTCGAGGGCGGCCTGCTGGTCCGGCGACGGCTGACGGGGCAGCACGCGCAGACAGTATTCGAAGGTCGTGGCAGCGGCGTGGAGCTGGCCTGTGGCCGCATAGGCGCATCCCAGGTTCCAGGCCGCTCCCGCCGTGAGCCACAGGGTGTCGGCCCACTGGTCGTGCAGGTGCAAAGCGTCTTCCGGGCGTCCGGCCAGGACCAGGTAGCCCAGCGCGTTCGCGAGGGCGACCGGATGATCACGGACTGCAGCCGCCCACGCGTCGGCGATGTAGTCGAGGGTTGATCCGGGCGGTGGCTGCTGGGCCAGACGAATACCGGGCTCGGTGGCCACCGGGCCGCTGATGGTCGCGGTCCTGGGCTTCAGTTCTCGCCGGGCGGCCGGCTGTCGCGCTCCCGCTTCGCGCATGCGCGGTGGCCTCTTGGGCAGCAGCTCGTTCGGCATCCCGGCTTCACGCGCCGCCCGGTCACGGAGCAGCAGCATCCGGGGAAGCTTTTCCGGTGGCGTCCATGACACGCACCTCTGCAGGAGTTCGGCCGCTTCCCCCGCCCTGCCGCCGTCAAGCAGCCAGTAGGAGACCTCACGTACCAGATAGTCGTCGCCTGTCCCCTCCACGTCCTCGAGGAGAACCGCAAAGGGCAGTCCGTTCGGAATCGGTGTCTGAGTGTTGCGGAGCCCCGACACGATGTCGGAGATCGTGATACCTCCCTGTCCGGACGTGGCACGGGCCTCCCACAGTGCGTCGAGCAGACCGCCGGCGCGGAGCCTGTCCTCCAGGGTCCGGAAGACGAGGGTTTCCCCATGAGCGGTTTTCGGGTCACCGGTCCCCGTTGTCACGACCCCTGACCCAGCAGCGGGCGACGAACTACCCGAGTCGGTCATCGCGCGGAGGCGCTGCTCCAGAGGGCCGGTCCATGTGTCCGGCGCTCCCAGGGCACGCGCCTGGTTCAGCACATTTCGTGCGACGACGGTGTCGAGGCACCGCGGATCGAGCGCCGTACGGGCCAGCTCGACGTAATGCCGCCAGACGAGCGCGCCCGGCGTCTCGCCGATCCGGGTGATCACCGCCCGCGCGCGCGCCAGGTCACCCGACTCCCGGCAGATGCGCAGCATGAGAAAGGCCCCTGGCGACGAAGCGTTCTCGCCGAGCACCTGTTCCAGCAGACGGGCCGCGTCCTCCGTCCGCCCCGACTCGTACAGATGCTTGGCCAGCGACTCGCTGGTCTGGCTGCCGCCGGCCGAGTGCTGGACGGTCGGCTGCGGAGCGGCAGCCGCCAACGGCGACTGGACGCCGTGCTGGGCACAGAACGAGGTCACGGAGTCCAGCTGCTCGCGCGACATTTTCCCGGGCAGGATCCGGTACATGACCTTGAGGGACTCCACGGCGTGGCCCACTAGACCGACCGCCGCGTACGCGCAGGCGATGTTCCAGGCCGCGGACGCGTTGAGGTACTGGCGGCGCCCGTAACGGCGGTAGACGTCAAGTCCTTCAGTCGAGCGTCCGGCCAGCACATGCCATCCCACGGCCGGCCCCAGGGCCGACGTGAATCCCGCCGCCCGGGCCTCGGCGTAGGCACGGGCCGCCCGCGGCGCATCGTGAAGGGCGACGGCGTCGATCAGTTCCGCCATGGCGGGTCTTTCGGCGAATGAACGGGGTACCTTGCCCAGTCGTGGTTCCAGAGGGAGGATCCCGGCCTTGGCGGCGTACAAGGACAGGTGCTCGGGCGGCAGAGGCGGATGGCCGAGGTGGAACACCTTCTCGGCCCGGGTGTACTCGCCGCAGGACTGGAGCGCCTGTTCCAGCAGATGCCAGGTCATCGGGCGCAGCGCGGCCGCGAACCGCAGCTCGGAGCGTTCCAGCAGTTCGGCGGCTGCCCGGGGGTCGACCTGCAGCAGCTGCCGAGCAGTGCGGTGCACCGCCTCGTCGTCGCCGGACTGCGCGAGTTGGTGCAGGGCCTGCTGAGCCTCGGCCACTATCGCCGGGGTGGCGTCGAACCGCCTGCTGGCCAGGATCCGCGTCCTCAGGGCCTCGCTCGGATCGTCGACGACCGTGTCGGAGGCCCGCAGACGGGTGTCGAGAGTGCTTCCCGCAACGGTTTCGTGGTACGCGGACGTCGTCCCCGACGGAACAGAATCCTCAAGGGGTGGCGGCGGTGTTCCGGCAGGTCCGCCGGCCTGGCCCGCGGCCGGCCCCCTCTCCCGGGGCGCCGACCGGCCGAGGCGCTGCTCAACGGCGTTCAGATAGCGCGCGGCCGCACGCAAGTCCCTGTCTTTGAGGTATCTTTCGGCGGTTCGCAGATCAAGGTCTTCTTCGGTCTGATCGCTCAGCGTTTCACGGCATGTCTCGAGTCGGCGGGCGAGATCCATCTCCTCCCGGGCCTCGGCGAGCATGTCGATCCCCTGCTCGGCGTCCTCCAGATCCCCGCGTGCCAGTGCCTCCATGACGAGAGAGCGCAGGGGGAGCAGATCCTCGGAACCCGGTCCTTCGCCGGGTGACGCCAGAGCCCGCGCCTGTTCCCGGAGTCCTTCCAGAGGCGCCAACGCCTCGTTCAACACATGACGAGGGATGCCGGAATGCCGGACCACCAGGGCGACCCGGGGGCGGGCGAGCGGATCGGCCTCCTCGAGGACCCGCTGCGCCAGAAACGGCAGGAGGGAAGCTCCGTCGTCCGTACGCGGCGAGTCGATTTCGGACTGGTCCAGCGCTGCCGTGAGCACGGACGCGAGCGTCGCGTCGAGGCCGGTTCTGAACAGATCCTCCGGGCGGGGAATCCGCGGCGCTTCCCAGGGAAAGGCGTCCGCTAGTTCGAGCAACCGCTCAACCTGCGCGACCACCTCGGTCGTGGCCTTCACCAACTGCCGGTGGCGGAAGGACTGCTGGTCCTGCTGGAAACGTACGACCCCGGCGACCAAATCCTCCGGGCTGTGGGACAACAGCCCGTAGTCGTTAAGCCGACCGTCGGCCACGTCGCTGAGCAAGTTGGCAACTGGCTGGACGAACAGGCCTTGGGTGACGGCGCGGTCGGTCCCCGCCAAACTCTGGGTGAGATCGCGCAGCTTCTCGGCCTGCTTCCTCAGCAGGCCGGAACCGAGGGAGTTCAGCAGGGTCCCGGACGACGTGCCGTCAACCGTCTCCGCTAACTGGTGTGTCAAAGGCGCCGGGAGAGCCTGGACCGTACGGAACAGATCAGTACGGCCGCGCCCCTCCCACGCTTTCGACGACCAGTCCAGAAGCTGTGCCAGCGCCAGGTCGCCGGACTCGAGTGCCGCTTCCGACAGCCACGACCCGAGCTCCGCACCCGGACCTCCGTCGACGATCCTTTCCGGCCGTTCGGCGGCGGCTGACGAAAGGATGGCGATCCGGCGCTGCATCAGCACCACGAACGGAGCCGTCGCCCGGAGATGCTCGACAGGCCAGGGCGTCTCCCGCTCACGGTGGCTCGCGATGAAACGGACAAGCTGACGGGCTGTCTCCTGGGAGGTCCCGGCCACGGACGTCTCGAACGACCCGCTGCTCTGCACCGTCTTACACCCCCGTGATACCTGGCAAGTCATGCGTTACTCACGGAGTATCGAGGCTTTTCCGGGGTGCCTCCACTTCACGGGTGTCCCCGGATCCGCGTTGACACCGTTCTGTGACAAGGAGAGGACGGTCGGAGCCGTTACGGCCGGTGGTGATGGTCCCGGTGAGCCTTGCAGAGCGGCATCGATCCGGTGACGGCCTGGGTGCCCGCGACCTCCAGAGCCGCCGTTGGCGTGGTGTTCGAAGCCTCGACCTGCCGACCCAGGAGCGCCTGGATTTCCTGTCCTTCCCTCTTCTTTACAACTGCGGGCATGAAGCACCTGGCCGGCTGGCGCCCGGCCAGCTCAAGACCCAGAAACGAGGGCCCTGGACGCAACATCGCCCTGCTCTCATCGTCCCCAGGTCATCCGCCCGCACCGAGCGCGGCTGGGACGGCGTCCGGTACGAGCGTCTGTTCCCAGAGTCGCCCTAAGTCGCGCAGTTCCCTTGGACAGCGGGCATCGCCTACTCGCGGGGGCTGGCCGTCTCGGAGCACGGCGGTTTGGCCGACGAGCCGGACCGTTCGCGTAGTCGGGTGCGGGTGCGAAGCGACTCGGGCCTGCGCCATCGAGATCGGTCCTGTTGACGCTGATCTGGTCGGCCGGTGTCTCAAAGTGCTCAGCACGGGATCACCGGGTCCTAGGGTCGGATGCGTCGTGTGATCTCGGAGGAGCCGGAACAGCTGTGACTGACGGACGAGTTGTTGTCGTGACCGGTGGAGGCTCGGGCATCGGGGAGGCCACCGCTCGGCTGTTGCGCGAAGGAGGTCACCATGTGGTCGTCTCGGGCCGGCGGAGCGAGCCGTTGCGACGTCTCGAACGGGAGATCGGGGTGCTTGCGCACCCCTCCGATGTGAGGGACCCGGAGGCTGCCGACGGTCTTGTCCAGGCGGCCCTGGACGCGTACGGACGGCTCGACGGACTCGTGCTCAACGCGGGCATCGGGCGCGGTGGGACCGTGGGCGACCTGTCGTTGGAGGACTGGGACGAGGTGATGCGCACCAACGTCACCGGTCCGCTGCTGCTTCTGCGCGCTGCGATCCCGCACCTGCTGGAGGCGAGAGGGGCGGTGGTCGCCGTCGCTTCGGTGTCCGCCTTGCGCAACGGCGCGAGCAACGCCCCGTACGCCACGTCCAAGGCGGCCCTGCTTCAACTCTCCCGTTCCGTCGCCGTCGACTACGGGCGTCAGGGGGTGCGGGCCAACATCGTGTGCCCGAGCTGGGTGAGAAGCGAGATGGCCGACCGCCGCATGGCGCGCTTCGCGGCCGAGGCGGATCTGCGGGGTGAGGGCGTGGACGGCGCTTATGAGGAGGTGACCGGACTTCTTCCCCTGGGGCGTCCGGGTGAGCCTCGTGAGATCGCGGAGACCATCGGCTGGCTGCTGTCCCCGGCGGCGTCCTATGTGAACGGAGCCGTGCTCACCGTCGACGGCGGGGCGACCGCCCTGGATCCCGGGACGCTGGCGTTCGACTTCCGTGTCGCGCCCCGCCACGACGAGGCGCCTGGCACTCCTCGGTAGCGGCCCGGACCCGCGACCGCCGTGCCGCCCGCCCGTCACTCGCGGTGGGTCGGTGCTCCCGCGTCGACGGGCTCGTCGTGCCAGGGCAGCGCGTCCGTCATCGACGGCCATGTCCGGGCGATCCCCAGCGGGGTCGCGGGGCCGCCGTGCTCCACGCCTGGCAAGGGGCGGGGGACGGGGGCGCATCCACGAGCTTGGCCGTCGGGCCTGGCTCAGTGCGCCGTCCAGTGCGGCGTCGGCGAGGCGACAGGCGCCAGGTGACGCGCAGGGCGCTCCGTGACTGGAGGGGAACGGGAGCCCTCAGTGGATCAGTTGGCACCTTTTCATCCGCCGAGTACGGGGCGGCCCGGCCGTTCGTGGCCTCACGGTGCCTGAGAGTGGGTCTCCGCCAGGGCTTCCGTCTCGTGCGTGCGGCGGGTGCCGGCGGTGAACTCGTGCGTGTACGTCGCCTCGCCCATCGTCGTGCGCAGGCGGGCCGTGATGCGTTCCACGTCGCCCCGTTCCGCCGGGGGGTGCGGGGCGCCCGCGCGTTCCCGGGTCGCCGCCGCCGTGCCGAGGAGGCGGGTCGCGCGGTGCGGGGCGCCTGCCAGGGAGTAGGCACCGGCCAGGCCTTCGAGGGCCAGGGCGACCGAGCGGGGGTCCTTGGTCGTCGCGGCGGCGGCGAGGCCGTCCCGGTGGTGGGCCAGGGCCCGGTCGGCGTCGCCGCGCTGTTCGGCGATGAAGCCCAGTTCGGCCAGGACCAGCGCGAGGCCGGGGCCGTCACCGCGGCGGCGGTTCCAGGCGAGCCAGGGACGCAGCCACTCCTCGGCGGTGTCGAGGCTGCCCTGGCGGCGGGCGCTCAGCGCCAGGCCCAGCGCGGCGAACTGCTCGGCCGGCTGGTTGCCCTGCCCGACCGCGATCCGCAGGGCGCGGGTGTGCAGGTCGTCGGCCTCGTCGTAGCGCTGGGTGAGCAGGGCGATCCTGCCGAGACCCGACAGTTTCGTAGACATCTCGGGCCAGGCCTCCAGGGCCTGGGCGATCCGCAGGCTCTCCCGGTGCAGCTGGGCCGCGAGGTCGTAGTCGCCGTTGATCTCGGCGAGCCTGCCGAGCACGTCCGTCGTCTTCAACCGGCCCCATAGATCGCCCAGTTCCGCGAAGTGGGCGCGGGCCTCCTCGGCGTTGCCGCGCAGCGACTCCAGGTCACCGCGGGCCAGGGCGAAGCACGCGCGGGTGGTCAGCGCGGCGGCGGTGCCCCACGCGTCGCGCAGGGTACGGAAGCGGACCAGGACGCGCTCGACCCGCTGCTCGCCCTTGGCCAGGGCCCCCACCGTCCACTGCGCGTGCGCCAGGAACCACTGCGCTCTGGCCGACTCCACGGTGGACTCGGGCGGGTCCTCCTCCAGGACGGCGCACTCCCGCTCGTGCTCGCCGAGCAGCAGCCGGATGCCCGTGTACCAGAACTCCGCCTCCATACGCTCCTCGGGCGCGGCCTCGCCCGCCGTGTCCAGGGCCGTGGCCAGCGCCCTGCGGGCCTCGCCGAGCCGGCCGCGGACGTACCAGTACCAGGTCAGCGAGTTGACCAGGCGCAGTGCCTCCTGCGCGGCCCCGGCCCGGTCGGCCTCGGCCAGCGCGCGCTGCACATTGGCCGCCTCCAGGTCCAGGTACTGGAACCAGCGGGACTGCTCCCGTTCGTGCAGATGCGGCCGGGCCCGCTCGGCGAGGCGGACGCAGTGGCGCAGGTGACGGGCGGCGGTCGCGGCGTGCTCACCGGACTCGGCGAGCTTGTCACGCGCGTAGACCGCGACCGACTCCAGCAGCCGGTAGCGCGGGCCCTGCGGTCCCTCGGTGCGGACGGCCAGCGAGCGCTCCACGAGCAGGCTCAGCGCGTCGAGGACCTCGGCGGGGGACACGCCGCCGCCGGAGCACACCTCCTCCGCGGCCCGCGGCCCGCACCCCTCGCCGAACACCGACAGCCTGCGCAGCACGGTCCGTTCGCGCTCGTCGAGCAGCCCCCAGCTCCAGTCCAGCGTGGCCTGCAGTGTCCGGTGGCGCGACGGGGCGTCCCGGTAACCGTTGTTGAGCACTTTGAAGCGGTCGTCGAGCCGGTCGTGCAGCTCCCGGATGCCCAGCGACCGCACGCGCGTGGCGGCCAGTTCCAGAGCGAGCGGGATGCCGTCGAGACGCCGGCACACGTCGGCGACCAGGGGGGCGGTGGTGGCGTCGAGCACGAAGTCGGGGTCCGTCGCCCGGGTCCGGTCCACGAAGAGACGTACGGCGCCCGCACCCGCCAGTGCGTCCAGGTCCGGATGGCCGTCCTCCGGGGGCAGCGACAGCGGCGTCACCGGGTACACCGTCTCGTCCCGCGTGCGCAGGGGTTCCTGGCTGGTCGTCAGGATGTGCAGGTGGGGGGCCCGGCCCAGCAGCAGGCCCGCCAGCCGCGCGACGCCCTCCACGACGTGTTCGCAGTTGTCCAGCACGAGCAGCAGACGTCGCCCGGCCAGGGCGTTCGCCAGACGGTCCGCCGGGCCCCTGGCGTCGTCGTCCGAGGTGTTCTCCCGGATGCCCAGCGTCGCCATCACCTGCTCGGCCAGCGCCTCCGCACCGGCGAACCGCTCCAGGCCCCCGGCGTCCGCCAGCTCCACGAGCCAGGTGCCCCCGCCGAACGCGCCCGCCAGACTCTCCGCCGTCGCCTGAGCGAGCCGGGTCTTGCCGACGCCGCCCGGGCCGGTGAGCGTCACCAGGCGCCGCTGTAAGAGCAGGGCCCGGACCGCCCGCAGATCCTGCTCGCGGCCCACCAGAGGCGAGGCCGAACCGGCGGGACCCGGACCCGCATGCGCCCCGGCGGGTCCGGGTCCCGCACTCACCTGCGACCCGGCGGCGGACGGCGCCGGCGGCTCCGGTCTCGCCAGGAGCGGGTCGTGGCGCAGGACGGCCCGCTGCAGCGCCTCCAGGGACGGGCCGGGGGTCAGCCCCAGCTCCTCGTCGAGCCGGCGCCGCAGATCGTTGAAGCAGTCGAGTGCGTCGGAGGAACGCCCCGCCTGGTACAGCGCCCACATCAGCGCGCCCCGCAGCCCCTCGCGCAGCGGATGCTGCTCCACCAGCTCCGTCAGCTCGCCCACCAGCAGGCTGTGCTCACCCAACTCCAGCCGCACCGCGGCCTGTTCCTCCACCGCCGTCAGGCGGTCCTCCTCCAGGCTCGCCGCGGCCGGCCGCAGGGACGGCTGGTCGGCGAACTCGGCGAAGGCCGGCCCGCGCCACAGCGCCAGCGCCTCGGTGTACAGCGCCGCCCGTGT
The Streptomyces tuirus genome window above contains:
- a CDS encoding AfsR/SARP family transcriptional regulator, translating into MEFGVLGPLEVRTDGSRVVRVPEVKVRMLLADLLAHHGQVVPAARLIEDLWGGSTFTARPTASLQAKVSQLRRVLEDAQAGGRELIAHRPPGYVLDVPAAALDAGRFRELVTRARSGADPVTRAALYTEALALWRGPAFAEFADQPSLRPAAASLEEDRLTAVEEQAAVRLELGEHSLLVGELTELVEQHPLREGLRGALMWALYQAGRSSDALDCFNDLRRRLDEELGLTPGPSLEALQRAVLRHDPLLARPEPPAPSAAGSQVSAGPGPAGAHAGPGPAGSASPLVGREQDLRAVRALLLQRRLVTLTGPGGVGKTRLAQATAESLAGAFGGGTWLVELADAGGLERFAGAEALAEQVMATLGIRENTSDDDARGPADRLANALAGRRLLLVLDNCEHVVEGVARLAGLLLGRAPHLHILTTSQEPLRTRDETVYPVTPLSLPPEDGHPDLDALAGAGAVRLFVDRTRATDPDFVLDATTAPLVADVCRRLDGIPLALELAATRVRSLGIRELHDRLDDRFKVLNNGYRDAPSRHRTLQATLDWSWGLLDERERTVLRRLSVFGEGCGPRAAEEVCSGGGVSPAEVLDALSLLVERSLAVRTEGPQGPRYRLLESVAVYARDKLAESGEHAATAARHLRHCVRLAERARPHLHEREQSRWFQYLDLEAANVQRALAEADRAGAAQEALRLVNSLTWYWYVRGRLGEARRALATALDTAGEAAPEERMEAEFWYTGIRLLLGEHERECAVLEEDPPESTVESARAQWFLAHAQWTVGALAKGEQRVERVLVRFRTLRDAWGTAAALTTRACFALARGDLESLRGNAEEARAHFAELGDLWGRLKTTDVLGRLAEINGDYDLAAQLHRESLRIAQALEAWPEMSTKLSGLGRIALLTQRYDEADDLHTRALRIAVGQGNQPAEQFAALGLALSARRQGSLDTAEEWLRPWLAWNRRRGDGPGLALVLAELGFIAEQRGDADRALAHHRDGLAAAATTKDPRSVALALEGLAGAYSLAGAPHRATRLLGTAAATRERAGAPHPPAERGDVERITARLRTTMGEATYTHEFTAGTRRTHETEALAETHSQAP